In one window of Hyla sarda isolate aHylSar1 chromosome 1, aHylSar1.hap1, whole genome shotgun sequence DNA:
- the LOC130311733 gene encoding CD5 antigen-like — protein sequence MREAGLILVASFLGSAFSEELLKVKLVSGKNRCTGRLEVEQDGEWATVCDYNWSRLNSKVVCRQLNCGAPKFIMPCGRQKKGVGDIWKHEVKCSGDEQSLSECPASPAIQQVCVHKNDVWVNCREPFEVRLVDGPSRCTGRLEVYHDGQWGSVCDDHWDDRDANVTCSQIRCGPCQPYKRRRKRFGQSHGKIWLDDVECNGDETSLEKCKHRVWSYHDCTHQEDVSVYCTG from the exons ATGAGGGAAGCAGGGCTGATACTGGTGG CCTCATTCTTGGGGTCTGCATTCTCAG AAGAACTCTTGAAAGTCAAGCTGGTTAGTGGGAAAAATCGTTGCACTGGGAGGCTGGAGGTGGAACAAGATGGAGAATGGGCGACTGTGTGCGATTATAACTGGAGCCGACTTAACTCTAAGGTGGTGTGCAGACAGCTGAATTGTGGGGCACCCAAATTCATTATGCCCTGTGGCCGCCAAAAAAAAGGAGTCGGCGACATCTGGAAACATGAGGTGAAATGCAGTGGGGACGAGCAGTCTCTGTCTGAATGCCCAGCGTCCCCTGCTATTCAACAAGTCTGTGTCCACAAGAACGATGTCTGGGTGAATTGCAGAG AACCCTTTGAGGTCAGACTTGTGGATGGGCCCAGCAGATGCACTGGAAGGTTGGAGGTCTATCACGATGGCCagtggggcagtgtatgtgacgACCACTGGGACGACAGAGACGCCAATGTTACCTGTAGTCAGATAAGATGTGGACCCTGCCAGCCATACAAGCGGAGGAGGAAGAGGTTTGGTCAGTCGCATGGAAAAATCTGGCTTGATGATGTCGAGTGCAATGGAGATGAAACATCACTGGAGAAATGCAAGCACAGAGTGTGGTCCTACCATGACTGTACCCATCAGGAGGACGTGAGTGTGTACTGCACAG gatga